In Leeia aquatica, a single window of DNA contains:
- a CDS encoding pyridoxamine 5'-phosphate oxidase family protein, with protein MPTPFYDDLNATLDAAWRLLQQGVPDIRVPAHVPTLATVGLDGKPKLRSIILRALDIKQRVLTLHTDSRSSKLEEIRQNPAVSLHVYDAAQKIQLQLSGQASLHLDDAQADAGWRASRMLSRRTYLVHPGPGKPLDEPGNGLPQALAFRAPSSTESEQGRAHFALLQVQIETLDWLYLAHYSQRRAQFHWTPEGKLQSRWLVP; from the coding sequence ATGCCGACCCCGTTCTACGATGACCTGAATGCCACACTGGATGCTGCCTGGCGGCTGTTGCAGCAAGGCGTGCCGGATATCCGGGTACCGGCGCATGTCCCGACGCTGGCCACGGTCGGCCTGGATGGCAAGCCCAAACTGCGCAGCATCATCCTGCGGGCGCTGGACATCAAGCAGCGGGTGCTGACCCTGCACACCGACAGCCGAAGCAGCAAGCTTGAGGAAATCCGGCAAAACCCGGCGGTGTCGCTGCATGTGTATGATGCCGCGCAGAAGATCCAGCTGCAGTTGAGCGGACAAGCCAGCCTGCACCTGGATGACGCCCAGGCAGATGCGGGCTGGCGAGCCAGCCGCATGCTGTCGCGCCGTACTTATCTGGTCCACCCCGGCCCCGGCAAACCGCTGGATGAGCCCGGCAACGGCCTGCCGCAAGCACTGGCGTTTCGCGCCCCCAGCTCAACCGAGAGTGAACAGGGGCGCGCGCACTTCGCACTGTTACAGGTGCAGATTGAGACACTGGACTGGCTGTATCTGGCCCACTATAGCCAGCGCCGCGCCCAGTTCCACTGGACGCCGGAAGGCAAGCTGCAGTCGCGCTGGCTGGTTCCCTAA
- a CDS encoding alpha/beta hydrolase, with translation MKVSTRELMIAGPVGNLQTLNLWCESGPVRGIALVAHPNPQQGGTNQNKVVQTLAKAFARKGYWVLCPNLRGVGSSEGQFDHGLGEADDMAAVLAWARQQQPQATALPLMLAGFSFGTFVQAQLAARLQQAGEPAPAMVLAGPAVGRFPLASVPPEALVIHGEEDEVVPLADVLAWARPQKLPVVVLPGVSHFFHGHLGQLSQWVDIRWPG, from the coding sequence ATGAAAGTCAGCACACGCGAACTGATGATTGCAGGGCCGGTGGGCAACTTGCAAACCCTGAACCTGTGGTGTGAAAGCGGGCCGGTGCGCGGCATTGCGCTGGTGGCACACCCCAATCCACAGCAAGGCGGCACCAACCAGAACAAAGTGGTGCAGACGCTGGCCAAGGCGTTCGCCCGCAAGGGCTACTGGGTGCTCTGCCCGAATCTGCGTGGGGTAGGCAGTAGCGAGGGGCAATTTGACCACGGCTTGGGTGAGGCGGACGACATGGCCGCCGTATTGGCCTGGGCGCGGCAACAGCAGCCGCAGGCCACGGCGTTACCTCTGATGCTGGCCGGGTTTTCCTTTGGCACCTTTGTGCAGGCCCAGCTGGCAGCGCGCCTGCAGCAGGCTGGGGAGCCCGCGCCTGCCATGGTACTGGCCGGGCCTGCTGTAGGGCGCTTCCCGTTGGCGAGCGTGCCGCCGGAAGCCCTGGTCATTCACGGTGAAGAGGACGAAGTCGTCCCTCTGGCCGATGTGCTGGCGTGGGCGCGGCCACAAAAGCTGCCGGTGGTGGTCTTGCCGGGCGTCAGCCACTTCTTCCATGGACACCTGGGCCAGCTCAGCCAATGGGTGGATATCCGTTGGCCCGGCTGA
- a CDS encoding disulfide bond formation protein B: MSLLDRLPARRWCYLAAFAVCTALMAYALYLQYVKYLEPCPLCMVQRVFIIAMGVVFLIAGLHGPGPRGARWYAGIQALLGLSGAAIAARHVWIQYLPERDVPQCGPGLSYMLDTLPFSQVLTQLLHGSGECHDKSWMFLGLTIPGWTFLFFLSLVLWSLLMTRKAA; encoded by the coding sequence TTGTCTTTGCTGGATCGTTTGCCGGCGCGTCGCTGGTGTTATCTGGCCGCCTTTGCGGTGTGCACCGCCTTGATGGCTTATGCCTTGTACCTGCAGTATGTCAAATACCTTGAGCCCTGCCCGCTGTGCATGGTGCAGCGGGTGTTCATCATTGCCATGGGCGTGGTGTTCCTGATTGCGGGCCTGCACGGTCCGGGCCCGCGCGGTGCTCGCTGGTATGCGGGGATTCAGGCCTTGCTGGGCTTATCCGGGGCGGCCATCGCGGCGCGCCACGTCTGGATTCAATACCTCCCGGAGCGGGATGTGCCGCAATGCGGGCCGGGCTTGTCCTACATGCTGGACACCCTGCCATTCTCACAGGTGCTGACCCAGCTGCTGCATGGCTCGGGTGAGTGTCATGACAAATCCTGGATGTTTCTGGGCTTGACCATTCCGGGCTGGACATTCTTGTTCTTCCTGTCCTTGGTGTTGTGGTCGTTGCTGATGACAAGGAAGGCTGCATGA
- the mfd gene encoding transcription-repair coupling factor: MSLNALPDLILPAAGQKFRWPALPGAADALALAQLAGQRAPLVVITATAQHAQRLLEELAFFNPALRCCLLPDWETLPYDHFSPHHDLVSARLATLYQLHSRQFDVAIVPLATTLYRLTPPSYLAAYTFMLRKGEVLDLDKLREQFTLAGYHHVNQVYSPGEYSVRGSLIDLFPMGSVLPYRLDLFDRELESIRTFDVDSQRTLYPVADIRLLPAREFPTDANGVQTFRRNFRETFEGDPTKSRLYKDVSAGMTPAGIEYYLPLFFDETATLFDYLPPEATLALHHDLDEAAQGFWKDTDSRYRLLSGDKEHPLLPPQRLFLSAEQFFAHCQHWTRITLPEPAIEHDSGPCLSAPKVWVERREEDPLFRLRQHLQTARTPTLLVAESLGRRETLLNLLKEYQLQPQVVEDFAAFLNSDAPFALCVGALQQGYATADYTLLTEAELYATYSSSKGKRQGKKTNTENLLRDLSELKAGDPVVHEQHGVGRYLGLVTLDLGEGATEFLHLSYADDAKLYIPVAQLHVVSRYAGVSADAAPLHKLGSGQWDKARKKAAEQVRDTAAELLNLYACRAARQGYAFKLSEHDHAAFAEGFGFEETPDQAAAIAAVIQDMTSGKPMDRLVCGDVGFGKTEVALRAAFVAVADGKQVAVLVPTTLLAEQHWQTFSDRFADWPVKVVELSRFRTAKEQAQALKGLADGSVDIVIGTHRLVQPDIEFARLGLVIIDEEHRFGVRQKEQLKALRAEVDVLTLTATPIPRTLGMALEGLRDFSVIATAPQRRLAIKTFVAPESDGVIREAVLRELKRGGQVFFLYNEVDTIEHMRARLEKLVPEARIGIGHGQMRERELETVMRDFYQQRFNLFLCTTIIETGIDVPNANTILIHRADKFGLAQLHQLRGRVGRSHHQAYAYLLTPEKTTNAAIKRLEAIQMMEELGSGFYLAMHDLEIRGAGEVLGDGQSGQVQEIGFSLYSEMLNQAVKALKKGLEPDFSQPLEVVSEINLHVPALLPTDYCPDVHERLVLYKRLANCSTADELDELHQELIDRFGLLPEATQALVESHRLRLLAKPLGVSKLDATENGINLQFVPNPPIDPMKIITLIQSKRHYKLAGPDRLKVESKLPELGVRIARIKELFKELS, encoded by the coding sequence ATGTCGCTGAACGCCTTGCCTGACCTGATCCTCCCCGCTGCCGGGCAGAAATTCCGCTGGCCCGCCTTGCCTGGCGCGGCAGATGCACTGGCGCTGGCGCAGCTGGCCGGGCAGCGCGCTCCGCTGGTGGTGATTACCGCCACCGCACAGCATGCCCAGCGCCTGCTGGAAGAGCTGGCCTTTTTCAACCCGGCGCTACGCTGCTGCCTGCTGCCGGACTGGGAAACCCTGCCCTACGACCATTTCTCGCCGCACCATGATCTGGTCTCCGCCCGGCTGGCGACACTCTACCAGCTGCACAGCCGACAGTTTGATGTGGCCATCGTACCACTGGCTACCACGCTGTACCGGCTGACCCCGCCGTCTTATCTGGCGGCCTATACCTTCATGCTTCGCAAGGGCGAGGTACTGGACCTCGACAAGCTGCGCGAGCAATTCACCCTGGCAGGCTATCATCACGTCAACCAGGTCTATTCGCCCGGTGAGTACAGTGTACGCGGCAGCCTGATCGACCTGTTCCCGATGGGCTCGGTGCTGCCGTACCGGCTGGACTTGTTCGACCGCGAGCTGGAGAGCATCCGTACCTTTGATGTCGACAGCCAGCGCACCCTCTACCCGGTCGCCGACATCCGCCTGCTACCCGCGCGCGAATTCCCGACCGACGCCAACGGTGTGCAGACCTTCCGCCGCAATTTCCGCGAAACCTTTGAGGGCGATCCAACCAAGTCCCGGCTGTATAAGGATGTCAGCGCCGGCATGACCCCGGCAGGCATCGAGTACTACCTGCCGCTGTTCTTTGACGAAACCGCCACCCTGTTTGACTACCTGCCGCCAGAGGCCACACTGGCGTTGCATCACGATCTGGATGAGGCCGCGCAGGGTTTCTGGAAGGACACCGATTCCCGTTACCGTCTACTGTCTGGCGACAAGGAACATCCCTTGCTGCCGCCGCAGCGCCTGTTCCTGAGTGCCGAGCAATTCTTTGCCCATTGCCAGCACTGGACCCGCATCACCCTGCCGGAGCCCGCGATCGAGCATGACAGTGGCCCCTGCCTCAGTGCACCGAAAGTATGGGTGGAGCGCCGCGAAGAAGACCCGCTGTTCCGCCTGCGCCAGCACCTGCAGACTGCTCGCACCCCCACGCTGCTGGTGGCCGAGTCGCTTGGTCGGCGTGAAACCCTGCTCAACCTGCTCAAGGAATACCAGCTGCAGCCACAGGTGGTCGAGGATTTCGCCGCCTTCCTAAACAGTGACGCACCATTTGCGCTGTGCGTCGGCGCCTTGCAGCAAGGCTACGCCACAGCAGACTACACCCTGCTCACCGAAGCCGAGCTGTACGCCACTTACAGCAGCAGCAAAGGCAAGCGGCAAGGCAAAAAAACCAATACCGAAAACCTACTGCGCGATCTCTCCGAGCTGAAAGCCGGAGACCCGGTGGTGCATGAGCAGCACGGGGTGGGCCGTTATCTGGGGCTGGTGACACTGGATCTGGGTGAAGGTGCCACCGAGTTCCTGCACCTGTCGTATGCCGATGATGCCAAGCTGTACATCCCGGTAGCGCAGCTGCACGTGGTGTCCCGCTATGCCGGAGTTTCCGCAGACGCCGCGCCGCTGCACAAACTGGGTTCCGGTCAATGGGACAAGGCGCGCAAGAAGGCCGCCGAGCAGGTACGCGATACGGCTGCAGAATTGCTCAACCTGTACGCCTGTCGCGCGGCCCGTCAGGGCTACGCCTTCAAGCTCTCCGAGCATGATCATGCCGCTTTTGCCGAGGGCTTTGGTTTCGAGGAAACCCCAGATCAGGCAGCAGCCATCGCAGCGGTGATTCAGGACATGACCAGCGGCAAGCCGATGGACCGGCTGGTGTGTGGCGATGTGGGTTTCGGCAAGACCGAAGTGGCCTTGCGTGCCGCCTTTGTGGCGGTGGCCGATGGCAAACAGGTAGCGGTGCTGGTGCCCACCACCCTGCTGGCCGAGCAGCATTGGCAAACCTTCAGCGACCGCTTTGCCGACTGGCCGGTGAAGGTGGTGGAGCTTAGCCGTTTCCGCACCGCCAAGGAACAGGCGCAGGCCCTCAAGGGTCTGGCGGATGGCAGCGTCGACATCGTGATCGGCACCCATCGCCTGGTGCAGCCGGACATAGAATTTGCCCGGCTGGGTCTGGTGATCATCGACGAAGAGCACCGCTTTGGCGTACGGCAGAAAGAACAGCTGAAAGCCCTGCGCGCTGAAGTGGACGTGCTGACCCTGACGGCCACGCCAATTCCGCGTACGCTCGGCATGGCGCTGGAAGGCTTGCGCGACTTCTCGGTGATCGCCACCGCGCCGCAACGGCGACTGGCAATCAAGACCTTTGTCGCGCCCGAATCAGATGGTGTGATCCGCGAAGCGGTACTGCGCGAGCTCAAGCGTGGTGGTCAGGTATTCTTCCTCTACAACGAGGTCGACACCATCGAGCACATGCGCGCCCGACTGGAAAAACTGGTGCCGGAAGCCCGCATTGGCATCGGCCACGGCCAGATGCGCGAGCGCGAGCTGGAAACCGTGATGCGCGACTTTTACCAGCAGCGCTTCAACCTGTTTCTGTGTACCACCATCATCGAAACCGGTATCGACGTTCCCAACGCCAACACCATCCTGATTCACCGTGCGGACAAATTCGGTCTGGCCCAGTTGCACCAGCTGCGGGGTCGGGTGGGGCGCAGCCACCATCAGGCTTATGCCTACCTGCTGACCCCGGAAAAGACCACCAACGCTGCCATCAAACGGCTGGAAGCCATCCAGATGATGGAGGAGCTGGGCTCCGGTTTCTATCTGGCGATGCACGACCTGGAAATCCGTGGCGCGGGCGAGGTTTTGGGCGACGGCCAGAGCGGCCAGGTACAGGAAATCGGCTTCAGCCTGTACTCCGAAATGCTGAATCAGGCGGTCAAAGCACTGAAGAAGGGGCTGGAGCCGGACTTCTCGCAGCCGCTGGAAGTGGTGTCCGAGATCAACCTGCACGTCCCCGCCCTGCTGCCGACCGACTACTGTCCCGATGTGCATGAGCGGCTGGTCCTGTACAAGCGGCTGGCCAACTGCAGCACCGCGGACGAGCTGGATGAATTGCACCAGGAGCTGATCGACCGCTTTGGCCTGCTGCCGGAAGCCACACAAGCGCTGGTGGAATCGCACCGCCTGCGCCTGCTGGCCAAGCCGCTGGGGGTGAGCAAGCTCGACGCCACGGAAAACGGCATCAACCTGCAGTTTGTCCCCAACCCACCGATCGACCCGATGAAAATCATCACCCTGATCCAGAGCAAGCGCCATTACAAACTGGCCGGGCCGGACCGGCTGAAGGTGGAAAGCAAACTGCCGGAACTGGGCGTACGCATTGCCCGTATCAAGGAATTGTTCAAGGAACTGAGCTAA
- a CDS encoding ComEA family DNA-binding protein — translation MKKLFAGLFAAFAMHFALAAVNINTATQAQLESLKGVGPAKAKAIIEYRTKNGPFKTLDGLKNVSGIGDGIYNKIKGDITLSAAATTAKPAVPAGKPATAATPAKPAEPAKKDVKPAAPSK, via the coding sequence ATGAAGAAGCTGTTTGCAGGCTTGTTTGCTGCTTTTGCCATGCATTTTGCGCTGGCCGCCGTCAATATCAATACTGCAACCCAGGCGCAGCTGGAAAGCCTGAAGGGCGTGGGTCCGGCCAAAGCCAAGGCCATTATCGAGTACCGTACCAAGAATGGCCCGTTCAAGACGCTAGACGGCCTGAAGAATGTCAGCGGCATTGGTGATGGCATTTACAACAAGATCAAGGGTGACATTACGCTGTCAGCGGCAGCCACCACGGCCAAACCAGCGGTCCCTGCCGGTAAGCCCGCTACGGCAGCAACGCCAGCCAAACCGGCTGAGCCTGCCAAGAAAGATGTCAAACCGGCAGCGCCGAGCAAGTAA
- the pip gene encoding prolyl aminopeptidase: MLDTILFPAIEPLRHGHLPVDELHTLYWECCGNPEGIPVLFLHGGPGSGISATSRRFFDPERYHIILLDQRGSGRSTPLGELRNNTTAHLIADIEALRHMLGIAKWLVFGGSWGSTLALAYSEAHPEHCLGLVLRGIWLGSEAEIDWWANGIRMVFPDAWARYAGHIPEAERDDLLAAYGRRLFSDDPALYLPAARAWAEYENVCAQLLPPPADEVMSDALVTAMGRLEAWYFTHRIFLPPDQLLNQVDRIRHLPCFIAHGRYDMVCPLRYAFQLKAVWPEAQLHVVADAGHTAGEPGIAHALVAATNHFAQHGEFQAFQPPAFSRFA; the protein is encoded by the coding sequence ATGCTGGACACCATCCTGTTCCCCGCCATTGAGCCACTGCGTCATGGCCATCTGCCGGTGGATGAGTTGCATACCCTGTACTGGGAGTGCTGCGGCAACCCGGAGGGTATTCCGGTGCTGTTTTTGCACGGTGGGCCGGGCTCGGGTATTTCTGCCACCAGCCGGCGTTTTTTTGATCCGGAACGCTACCACATCATCTTGCTGGATCAGCGGGGCTCCGGGCGCTCCACTCCGCTGGGTGAGCTGCGCAACAATACCACGGCCCATCTGATTGCTGACATTGAAGCATTGCGCCACATGTTGGGCATTGCCAAGTGGCTGGTGTTTGGCGGCTCATGGGGTTCGACGCTGGCGCTGGCCTACAGTGAAGCACATCCCGAGCATTGCCTTGGCCTGGTCTTGCGTGGCATCTGGCTGGGTAGTGAAGCGGAGATTGACTGGTGGGCCAATGGTATACGCATGGTGTTCCCGGACGCATGGGCACGCTATGCTGGGCATATTCCGGAAGCTGAGCGTGATGATCTGCTGGCTGCTTACGGCAGGCGGCTGTTTTCGGATGATCCTGCGCTCTACCTGCCCGCAGCGCGTGCCTGGGCGGAGTATGAGAATGTCTGCGCCCAGCTGTTGCCCCCGCCAGCGGATGAGGTGATGAGCGACGCCTTGGTGACGGCGATGGGGCGACTGGAGGCGTGGTACTTTACCCATCGCATTTTCCTGCCGCCGGACCAGCTACTGAATCAGGTGGACCGGATCCGGCATTTGCCCTGCTTTATTGCCCACGGGCGTTACGACATGGTGTGTCCGCTGCGCTATGCCTTCCAGCTGAAAGCAGTCTGGCCTGAAGCGCAGTTGCATGTGGTGGCCGATGCCGGGCATACCGCAGGCGAACCGGGCATAGCCCATGCACTGGTCGCGGCAACCAACCATTTTGCCCAGCACGGTGAGTTCCAGGCTTTTCAGCCGCCTGCGTTCAGCCGTTTTGCCTGA
- a CDS encoding (2Fe-2S) ferredoxin domain-containing protein has product MSIAEPFFRHHVFFCCNQRGPGETCCNNAGASELRAYAKDRVKALGLNGQGKVRINQAGCLDRCDSGPVMVVYPEGVWYTFIDREDVDEIIHEHLQQGRIVERLRVE; this is encoded by the coding sequence ATGAGTATCGCTGAACCCTTTTTCCGCCACCATGTGTTTTTTTGCTGCAACCAACGCGGCCCTGGCGAAACCTGCTGCAATAATGCGGGGGCGAGCGAGCTCCGGGCGTATGCCAAGGATCGCGTCAAGGCCCTCGGCCTGAATGGGCAGGGCAAGGTGCGTATCAACCAGGCAGGGTGTCTGGACCGCTGTGACTCAGGGCCGGTGATGGTGGTGTACCCGGAAGGGGTGTGGTACACCTTTATTGACCGTGAGGATGTCGACGAGATCATCCATGAGCATTTGCAACAGGGTCGTATCGTCGAGCGCCTGCGCGTCGAGTAG
- a CDS encoding superoxide dismutase, translating into MEHKLPELPYALDALAPHMSKETLEYHYGKHHQTYITNLNNLIKGTDNEALSLEEIVKKAPAGGLFNNAAQVWNHTFFWLGFKPNAGDARVPTGALADAINAKWGSLDEFKKAFNTSAAGNFGSGWTWLVKKSDGSLDIVNTSAAGTPLTTADTALLTCDVWEHAYYIDYRNSRPNYLEGFWKLVDWDVVAQRFA; encoded by the coding sequence ATGGAACACAAACTGCCCGAACTGCCGTATGCACTGGACGCCCTGGCGCCGCACATGTCCAAGGAAACGCTGGAGTACCACTACGGCAAGCATCATCAGACCTACATCACCAATCTGAATAACCTGATCAAGGGTACCGACAACGAAGCCCTGTCGCTGGAAGAGATCGTGAAGAAGGCCCCGGCAGGCGGTCTGTTCAACAACGCCGCGCAGGTGTGGAACCACACCTTCTTCTGGCTGGGCTTCAAGCCAAACGCCGGTGATGCCCGCGTACCGACCGGTGCACTGGCTGACGCCATCAATGCCAAGTGGGGTTCGCTGGACGAATTCAAAAAGGCCTTCAATACCTCCGCTGCGGGCAACTTCGGCTCCGGCTGGACCTGGCTGGTGAAGAAATCCGATGGCAGCCTGGACATCGTCAACACCAGCGCCGCTGGCACCCCGCTGACCACCGCTGACACCGCCCTGCTGACCTGTGATGTGTGGGAACACGCCTACTACATCGACTACCGCAACAGCCGCCCGAACTACCTGGAAGGCTTCTGGAAGCTGGTGGACTGGGACGTGGTCGCTCAGCGCTTTGCCTGA
- a CDS encoding CobD/CbiB family protein, producing MSLLALILALLLEQFYPLGSRNRVFLLFTRLANVIERKFNAGEYAHGVVGWCLAVLPLCALTWLIYAGLAHYVHRLAGWLWCVAVLYLTMGFRHFSSAFSGISEALQNDDLPKARELLAQWTGQATSEMTTSEVSKVAIEQGLMDSHRFVFGTIFWFMVLPGPMGAVLYRLSTRLYDKWGSMRIPGDAAFGRFAVQVYEWLDWIPVRLTATSFAIVGDFEDAVYCWRSQAANWANYAYGILLASGAGAIGVRLGDPVHQDHTVKYRPELGLGDDADPNYLKSAVGLIWRTVVLWLVVILLIWLSSRV from the coding sequence ATGAGCTTGCTCGCCTTGATTCTTGCCCTGCTGCTGGAACAGTTCTACCCGCTGGGCAGTCGTAACCGTGTCTTCCTGCTGTTTACCCGGCTGGCGAATGTCATTGAGCGTAAATTCAACGCCGGTGAGTATGCGCACGGCGTGGTGGGCTGGTGCTTGGCGGTGTTGCCGCTGTGCGCACTGACCTGGCTGATCTATGCCGGGCTGGCCCACTACGTGCATCGGCTGGCGGGGTGGCTGTGGTGTGTCGCCGTGTTGTATCTGACCATGGGCTTCCGCCACTTCTCCAGCGCCTTCTCCGGTATTTCTGAAGCGTTGCAGAATGATGATCTGCCCAAGGCGCGCGAACTGCTGGCGCAGTGGACCGGGCAAGCCACCAGTGAGATGACCACCAGCGAAGTGTCCAAGGTGGCCATTGAGCAAGGCTTGATGGATTCCCACCGCTTTGTGTTTGGTACCATTTTCTGGTTCATGGTGCTGCCGGGCCCGATGGGGGCGGTGCTGTACCGCTTGTCGACTCGCCTGTACGACAAATGGGGCAGCATGCGTATTCCGGGGGACGCCGCATTTGGTCGGTTTGCTGTACAGGTTTATGAGTGGCTGGACTGGATTCCGGTCCGCTTGACCGCCACCAGCTTTGCCATCGTCGGTGACTTTGAGGATGCGGTGTACTGCTGGCGTTCGCAAGCAGCCAACTGGGCCAATTACGCCTACGGCATCCTGCTGGCCAGTGGCGCAGGGGCTATTGGTGTACGGCTGGGCGACCCGGTGCACCAGGACCATACCGTCAAATATCGGCCGGAGCTGGGGCTGGGCGATGATGCGGATCCGAATTACCTGAAGAGTGCGGTGGGCCTGATCTGGCGTACCGTGGTGCTGTGGCTGGTGGTCATTCTGCTGATCTGGTTGTCCAGCCGCGTTTGA
- the cysM gene encoding cysteine synthase CysM gives MTLTIAQTVGNTPLVSLQRLPAQLGIAPGVSILLKLEGNNPAGSVKDRPALSMIRRAQARGDIQPGDTLIEATSGNTGIALAMAAAVMGYRMILIMPEHLSVERRQSMAAYGAQIILTPREVGMEGARDLAEQMQRDGKGRILDQFGNPDNPLAHYEGTGPEIWRDTEGRITHFVSSMGTTGTIMGTSRFLKELNPAIEVVGVQPEEGAQIPGIRKWPEAYLPRIYDPARVDRLLYVSQQAAEDMTRTLAQQEGIFVGVSSGGALAAALQLAAGLQHGVVVSIACDRGDRYLSTGIFPAG, from the coding sequence ATGACACTGACCATTGCCCAGACCGTTGGCAACACGCCGCTGGTTTCCCTGCAACGCTTGCCGGCACAGCTGGGTATTGCGCCTGGGGTCTCCATTCTGCTGAAGCTGGAGGGGAACAATCCCGCAGGTTCGGTCAAGGACCGGCCCGCACTGTCCATGATTCGCCGGGCGCAGGCGCGCGGCGACATTCAGCCCGGTGACACGCTGATCGAGGCCACCAGCGGTAATACCGGCATTGCCCTGGCGATGGCGGCTGCGGTGATGGGCTACCGCATGATATTGATCATGCCGGAACACCTGAGCGTAGAGCGGCGGCAGTCGATGGCGGCTTATGGTGCACAGATCATTCTCACCCCGCGCGAGGTGGGCATGGAGGGCGCGCGTGACCTGGCTGAGCAGATGCAGCGAGACGGCAAGGGCCGCATTCTCGACCAGTTTGGCAATCCGGATAATCCGCTGGCTCACTATGAGGGCACCGGCCCGGAAATCTGGCGTGATACCGAGGGGCGCATCACCCACTTTGTCAGCAGCATGGGGACGACGGGTACCATCATGGGGACGTCCCGTTTCCTCAAGGAGCTGAACCCGGCGATTGAAGTGGTGGGGGTGCAGCCGGAAGAGGGCGCGCAGATTCCAGGCATCCGCAAATGGCCGGAAGCCTATCTGCCACGCATTTATGACCCTGCCCGGGTCGACCGGTTGCTGTATGTTTCCCAGCAGGCGGCAGAAGACATGACCCGTACGCTGGCGCAGCAGGAAGGTATCTTCGTCGGGGTGTCATCCGGTGGTGCGCTGGCTGCTGCCCTGCAGCTGGCTGCTGGCTTGCAACATGGCGTGGTGGTGTCGATTGCCTGCGATCGGGGCGACCGCTATCTGTCGACCGGTATTTTCCCGGCAGGATGA
- the serB gene encoding phosphoserine phosphatase SerB codes for MPLIVHALRDIDPAHLALLAQLSHSAAPVQRHPQCGLLDEAQPAERARIASLCAQWQYDHAWVDARPLSSFGLVAMDMDSTLITIECIDEIADLQGLKAEVAAITERSMAGELDFASSLRERVALLAGLPEAALDTVYQQRLALQPGAERMLKQVHAAGLQTLLISGGFTFFTERLQQRLGLTHAIANRLEVHNGHLTGRVEGELIDAAAKARHLQRLRDAAGLQPDQTIAFGDGANDIPMFQAAAVSIAFRGKPALKHVATACFDHVGLDGLLNLFPN; via the coding sequence ATGCCTTTGATTGTCCATGCCCTCCGCGATATTGACCCTGCCCATCTGGCGCTGCTGGCACAGTTGAGCCACAGTGCTGCGCCGGTACAGCGCCACCCGCAGTGCGGGCTACTGGATGAGGCACAGCCCGCTGAGCGGGCTCGTATCGCCAGCCTGTGTGCACAGTGGCAGTACGACCACGCTTGGGTGGATGCACGACCGCTGTCGTCCTTTGGGCTGGTGGCCATGGACATGGACTCCACCTTGATCACCATCGAGTGCATCGACGAAATTGCCGACCTGCAAGGGCTGAAGGCCGAGGTAGCCGCCATTACCGAGCGCTCCATGGCGGGCGAGCTGGATTTTGCCAGCAGCCTGCGTGAGCGGGTGGCATTGCTGGCGGGGCTGCCAGAGGCCGCGCTGGACACCGTCTACCAGCAGCGGCTGGCACTCCAGCCAGGAGCAGAGCGTATGCTGAAGCAAGTGCACGCCGCCGGTTTGCAGACGCTGCTGATTTCAGGCGGCTTCACTTTCTTTACCGAGCGGCTGCAACAGCGGCTGGGCCTGACCCACGCCATCGCCAACCGACTGGAAGTACACAATGGTCACCTCACTGGTCGGGTGGAAGGCGAGCTGATCGACGCCGCTGCCAAGGCACGCCACCTGCAGCGCTTACGGGATGCTGCCGGTCTACAGCCCGACCAGACCATTGCGTTTGGGGATGGTGCCAACGATATTCCCATGTTCCAGGCCGCGGCGGTGTCCATTGCCTTCCGTGGCAAGCCGGCGCTGAAACACGTCGCTACGGCCTGCTTCGATCATGTCGGGCTGGATGGCCTGCTTAATCTGTTCCCGAACTGA
- a CDS encoding YdbL family protein — MFRWMNTLRATLLALCLGASISAHAAADLDISSPAIQALTQSMKARTAQLSDYYASGAVGFAQDGSIRVRDANLVPLPKRQEVNRLVTEENQDRAALYREIARANGHPEWEDEIRQTFAQRWAQRAQAGWWVQGRDGWRQK, encoded by the coding sequence ATGTTCCGTTGGATGAATACCTTGCGCGCCACCCTGCTGGCGTTGTGCCTTGGCGCCAGTATCAGCGCGCATGCTGCGGCGGATCTGGACATCAGCAGTCCTGCCATTCAGGCCTTGACCCAAAGCATGAAGGCACGTACCGCCCAGCTCAGCGATTACTATGCCTCGGGTGCCGTAGGCTTTGCCCAGGATGGCAGCATCCGGGTGCGTGATGCCAATCTGGTGCCCCTGCCCAAGCGGCAGGAGGTCAACCGGCTGGTGACAGAAGAAAACCAGGATCGTGCTGCGCTGTACCGCGAGATTGCGCGGGCCAATGGGCATCCGGAATGGGAAGACGAGATCCGTCAAACCTTTGCCCAGCGTTGGGCGCAGCGTGCACAGGCGGGCTGGTGGGTGCAGGGGCGCGACGGCTGGCGGCAAAAGTAA